From the genome of Terriglobia bacterium:
GTTCGCGACGGCGGGAAGCGCGGCCCCGGCCCCGGCGTGGATCCGCGATCCTTCCGCTCGGATCTCTCCGAGCGCCCGGCGGAGACGAATGACGACCCCCCGGACTCCCTCGTCGCGAACGAGGAGGTTGGAGCCGTTCCCCAGCACCCGCCAGCGAGCCCCCACGGACTCGGCCCAGCAGAGCAGCAGCGCCAAGTCGTCGCGGTCGACCGGCGTCGCGAGGACCTCTGCGGGCCCGCCGATCCGCCATGTCGTGTATGCGGAGAGCGGCTCCTCGCTCAGGATCTCGCCGCGGAAGCCCGCGTCGCGCAGCTCGGACCGCAAGTGGGACGGCACCGGAGGATCGTAGCAGAACCCCCGGGGGCCGAGGGGCGGATCCGGCGCCGGGAACTCCCGCCGCCGCCTGCGGTCCAACCCGGGGTATGGAGACATCCTCGACAGACCGTGGCATGCTCGTGACGATGGAGCCACGGACGACGTCGGCCTTGGGTGACGCCGAGCGCGACCTTGTGGATCGCGCCCGACGCGGGGACAGGGGAGCGTTCGAGCGGCTCGTCTCGGAGCACGTCCGGCACGTGTGGCGCGTGGTCTGGCGGATCGTCCGGCACGACGCCGACGCCGAGGACGTGGTGCAGGAGGTCTTCCTCGCGGCCTGGCAGGGGCTCGCTGGTTATCGCGGGGAGTGCGCCTTCACGACCTGGCTCCACCGGATCGCGGTGACGAGAGCGCTCAACCATGTCGGCCGCTCGGGCGAGAGGCTGAGGCGCGCCTCCCGGCCGATCGACGCCCCTGCTGCGAGCGATCCGGACGGGGAGCCGCTGCTGGCGCGCCTCGCCGACGGCGGTCCCTCGCCGCTCCAGGCGCTCGAGGCGCGCGAACTGCTTCGGAGGCTGGCGGACTGCGTGTCACGCCTCCCCGCGGCGTGGCGCGCGGTCGTGGCGCTCCGGGACGGGGAGTCCCTCGCGTACGAGGAGATCGCCAGGGTCCTCGACGTCGCCCTCGGAACGGTCCGATCTCGTCTCGCTCGGGCGCGGTTCGCGCTGAAGGAATGCATGGAGGCCGCGGCGCCATGAGCCCTCTCGATCCGCGCCATCCGCACGAGCGGCTCTCCGCGCTGCTCGACGGCGAGCTCGATTCCTCGGAGCGGGCCGAGGTCGAGGCCCACCTCGGCGAGTGCGCCAGGTGCCGAGCGGTTCTCGAGGGGCTGCGGACGGTCGCCCGCGCGGCGGCCGGCGAGGAAACGCCGCCCGTGCCGGCGGGGCTCGTGGACCGCATCGGCTGGCGGCTCCGGTCGGGGAGGATGGAGGTGGCTCTCAGGCCCGCGCGACCTTGGTGGCGCGGGCCGGTCCCGCTGTCGGTCGCGGCGACCGTCGCCGCGTGCGGCATCCTGATCGGCGTGTGGCACCTGGAGCGGCGGGAGCCCGGGATCCCGGGGTTGCCGGTCGAGGCTCCGGCGGGGGATCGTCTCGAGAGGGACCAAGGCGCCGCGGGCCGCCCAGCTGCGCCGGCCGCTACCGAATCGGCAGGCGACAAGGGCCTCACCCCCGCGCCGCCGCGACGTCCTCCGAGGCGCGCGGCAACGCTCAAGGTCCTGTCTCCGCGCGCGCCGTCGGGGACCGCGACGAAGGGGCCGGAATCGAAATTCGAGCCGGTTCCCTCTTCTCGCGACGAGGGGACGGAGCCGGAAGCGACGGGTGGCGTGGTCGGCGGCGTGCTCGGCGGCGTGGTGGGAGGAGCCTTGAGCGAGCACGCGGCCGACCGCTCCACGGCCACCGCGGCAGCGCCCGAGACCGCGCGGCGCTCCCCGTCGCCGCAGCCGGTCTCCCCGGCGGGGGTCGAGGTCCGGAACGTCGTGAACTCGGGGCCGGCCCGGTGCGCGAGCGTGTGGATCGCCTCCCCCCCGACCGGGTGGCGATTGAGGAGCGCCGATCGGACGGCCGCGACGGAGGAGCTGGAGCGGCTCGCGGCCCGGCTCGGGGGAAGCGGGGAGAGGGTCGGGGAGGAGCCGATGGCGTGGCGTATCGAGGTGCCACGAGATCGCTGGCCCGAGCTGGCGGCCGCGCTTCGCGACTTCGGCGTCGCCGAGGCCGATCCGGAGGCCCACGTCCCTGAGACCGCCCCGTGCGCCGAGGTCCGCCTGACGATCCTCCCCTGAGCGGTGCCGCGTCAGCGCGCGTAGCGCTGGCGGAAGTCGTCGGCCTCCTTCTGGCGCCGCGTCTTCTCGGCGGGGTCCATCTTTCCGATGAACCACCGGTGGTCGCCGGAGCCCTTCACGCCTTCGACCCGCTTGGCGACCTCGACCGCGGCGGCGGCCCTTGCGCCGCCCTCAGCGCCGGCCTTCTTCAGGATCGCGTCCACCTGCGGGAGGAAATCGGTGTAGAACCTCTCGGCGACCTCGAAGAAGCCGTGCCACTGGGCGTAGTCGGGGGCGAACATCGCGGCGCCCATCCGCGCCCGCCGACCCTCGTGGTGCCAGAGCAGGTAGTAGGTCCACTCGACCTCGTCGTCGAACACCGGGTCCTTCGTGACGAGCCCGCCGTCCCGGAGCGCGTTGTAGATCTGGGTGGCCGGTAGCGCGAACTTGTCGTTGTAGAGCCCGACGATCCTGTCGTACTGGACGTAGTGCGCGTCCACGTACGAGGAGGTGTGGCAGTTCGTACACACCTTCCGCATGTCGGCGCGCCGCGACTCCCAGCTCTTGACCTCGAGCCCCTTCTTCTTCGCCGCGGCGTCCACACGCTCCGACACCGGTGGGCGGAGCGTCCAGGAGATCCGGTCGCCGACGTCATGGACCCGGGGAAGGTCGCCGGTGGCGCTCATGTGGCACGTGGCGCAGGTGGGGGCGGCGGTGTAGTCGAGTCCCAGGATCCACGCGGAGTTGTCCAGGTTCATCCGGGCCTGATGAGCCAGGAAGGCGATCCCGTGCTTGGACTCCTGGTAGATCTCCTTCTGCGGATGGTCCGGGCCGAGATGGCACTTGCCGCAGTTGTCCGGCATTCGGGCGAGCCGGGCCGAGAACGCATGCCGGGAGTGGCAGGCCGCACACGACCCCTTGCTCCCGTCGGGGTTGATCCGCCCGATGCCGCTGTTGGGCCAGGTGTCGGGATCGAGCTCTCCGCCCTCGAGGATCTTGACCGAGCCGCCGTGGCACTGCTTGCACCCGGTGACCGCGGCGGCGGGCCCCTCGACCACCTCCCCGAGGGTGTTGTCCAGCGACCCGAGGATCGCCCCTGCATCGGCGTGGTGCGACCGCTCGAACTGCTCGAACTCCTGCCGGTGGCAGCGCGAGCAGTCCTTCGGCGACACGATCACCGCAATGGTGAACCCGTTGTGCTCGATCGCGTCGGGGTCCTTCGGGTCGGCGGCATGGCACTCGTGGCAGCCGACGTCCGCGCCGAAGTGCTTGGAGGAGCGCCACTCGCCGGTCAGTCCCGGCATCTTTTCTTGGTGGCAGATGACGCATGCCGTGCTCGGCTCCGACAGCTCCGCGGACGCGGAGGAGGCGATACGTGGAATGGCGAGGAGGATCCCGAGGGCGGCGACGGAGGGTCTCATGGTGCGTCTCCTTGTTGGACCGGCTCCGAACGGCGGCCGAAGGCACCGTCGACGGGTCACATGGTGATCTCGGGACCCGCTCCCTCCTCGGCCTTCGCCCGCCGGGCGTCCCACAGCAAGAATGCGCCGAGGAAAAGGAACGCGACGAGCCCGACCCAGTTCTTCCCGGTCTCGCCGTAGTCGAGGGACCGCGCGAGGTCTCGGATCCAGGCGAGATCGAGCCACTTCGCCAGCGCGTCGAAGACCCCCGCGATCGCCCCGCCGGCGATGAAGCCCGACGCGATCAGCGTGCCACGGTTTCCCCGGGCGCGATCGAGCTTGGGGTCGCCCGATCGCCGCTTGACGAGCCAGCCGAACAGCGCGCCCGCCAGGATCGGCGTGTTCAGCTCGAGCGGGAGGTACATCCCGAGGGCGAACGCCAGGGGGGAGACGCCGATCATCATCACGACGACCGCGATCACCGCGCCGAGGCCGTAGAGGAACCAGGGCGCCTGCCCCGACTGCATCACCGACTGGATGACCGCCGCCATGGCGTTGGCCTGAGGTGCCGCGACCGGCGAGGCGTGCGCGGAGTCGACCACGTAGCCGTACGTGTGGGCGAACAGCATGATGACCCCGGTCACGGTCGCCGAGGCCAGAACGGACCCCCCGATGAGCGCCCATTGGATCCGGCGCGGC
Proteins encoded in this window:
- a CDS encoding sigma-70 family RNA polymerase sigma factor; translated protein: MLVTMEPRTTSALGDAERDLVDRARRGDRGAFERLVSEHVRHVWRVVWRIVRHDADAEDVVQEVFLAAWQGLAGYRGECAFTTWLHRIAVTRALNHVGRSGERLRRASRPIDAPAASDPDGEPLLARLADGGPSPLQALEARELLRRLADCVSRLPAAWRAVVALRDGESLAYEEIARVLDVALGTVRSRLARARFALKECMEAAAP
- a CDS encoding zf-HC2 domain-containing protein; this translates as MSPLDPRHPHERLSALLDGELDSSERAEVEAHLGECARCRAVLEGLRTVARAAAGEETPPVPAGLVDRIGWRLRSGRMEVALRPARPWWRGPVPLSVAATVAACGILIGVWHLERREPGIPGLPVEAPAGDRLERDQGAAGRPAAPAATESAGDKGLTPAPPRRPPRRAATLKVLSPRAPSGTATKGPESKFEPVPSSRDEGTEPEATGGVVGGVLGGVVGGALSEHAADRSTATAAAPETARRSPSPQPVSPAGVEVRNVVNSGPARCASVWIASPPTGWRLRSADRTAATEELERLAARLGGSGERVGEEPMAWRIEVPRDRWPELAAALRDFGVAEADPEAHVPETAPCAEVRLTILP
- a CDS encoding hydroxylamine oxidoreductase, whose translation is MRPSVAALGILLAIPRIASSASAELSEPSTACVICHQEKMPGLTGEWRSSKHFGADVGCHECHAADPKDPDAIEHNGFTIAVIVSPKDCSRCHRQEFEQFERSHHADAGAILGSLDNTLGEVVEGPAAAVTGCKQCHGGSVKILEGGELDPDTWPNSGIGRINPDGSKGSCAACHSRHAFSARLARMPDNCGKCHLGPDHPQKEIYQESKHGIAFLAHQARMNLDNSAWILGLDYTAAPTCATCHMSATGDLPRVHDVGDRISWTLRPPVSERVDAAAKKKGLEVKSWESRRADMRKVCTNCHTSSYVDAHYVQYDRIVGLYNDKFALPATQIYNALRDGGLVTKDPVFDDEVEWTYYLLWHHEGRRARMGAAMFAPDYAQWHGFFEVAERFYTDFLPQVDAILKKAGAEGGARAAAAVEVAKRVEGVKGSGDHRWFIGKMDPAEKTRRQKEADDFRQRYAR